One Drechmeria coniospora strain ARSEF 6962 chromosome 01, whole genome shotgun sequence genomic region harbors:
- a CDS encoding pH-response transcription factor pacC (pH-response transcription factor pacC/RIM101), translating into MAAHLSDVALASPMSNNSNDSKSIASAPSSATSTNSQALGGAEDNLTCRWNACNQRFANPEVLYEHICERHVGRKSTNNLNLTCQWNACRTTTVKRDHITSHIRVHVPLKPHKCDFCGKSFKRPQDLKKHVKTHADDSVLVRPGQDQHGLNYRTQTTKGPSYYDHGGQMRAIGGFPHQPTANGNYYAPQPSTNYALYFNQPPLNTPRSEQHVGYGAAAAAAGAYDRKRGYDRTYDAMDDFFAHAKRRQIDPTSYAQIGRSLLPLHSSLSMANEPLAGPEQYIPQHTQAMVQPSPSPSANPLTQQYYLPHMPHARTQKDLLQLDGLLGQMQDTIYENATHATAGVHVHHGGGGGGGLAGFRHSPSPALQRSPGAIQVSTDGYHQPMSAASMASPLTSISSAGTPAVTPPSSAMSYTSGHSPSPSASSGLSPQSRHSSTASVMYPTLPTALPTVTQGFGQSTTATLGPNFDSNERRRYSGGMLQKARGMPPPPPPRSADDAGRTTPKAGDSAVSVGSPSSESDSESTKEREEQYDRWLENMRVIESLREYVRRRLDRKEYATEEDVKADREGDDDAMEIDDIKGPRSAVEQPNGLREGGGPLLYPRLPAASA; encoded by the exons aTGGCTGCCCATCTCTCCGATGTCGCCCTGGCCTCGCCCATGTCGAACAACAGCAACGACTCCAAGTCGATCGCCTCAGCCCCCTCGAGCGCCACGTCGACCAACTCGCAGGCCCTCGGCGGAGCCGAAGACAACCTGACGTGTCGTTGGAACGCGTGCAACCAGAGATTCGCCAATCCCGAGGTTCTCTAC GAGCACATCTGCGAGCGCCACGTCGGCCGCAAGAGCACCAACAACCTCAACCTCACCTGCCAGTGGAACGCctgtcggacgacgacggtcaagCGTGATCACATCACCTCGCACATCCGCGTCCACGTACCCCTCAAGCCGCACAAGTGCGACTTTTGCGGCAAGTCGTTCAAGCGACCCCAAGACTTGAAGAAGCACGTCAAG ACGCACGCAGACGAttccgtcctcgtccgtcccGGACAAGACCAGCATGGTCTCAACTACAGGACCCAGACCACCAAGG GGCCCAGCTACTATGACCACGGCGGCCAGATGCGTgccatcggcggcttccctcaccagccgacggccaacgGCAACTACTACGCGCCCCAGCCGTCGACCAACTATGCCCTCTACTTCAACCAGCCGCCCCTGAACACGCCCCGCAGCGAGCAGCACGTCGGgtacggcgccgccgccgccgccgccggtgcctaCGATCGCAAGCGCGGCTACGACCGCACCTACGACGCCATGGACGACTTCTTCGCCCATGCGAAGCGCCGCCAGATCGACCCCACCTCGTACGCCCAGATCGGCCGCTCCCTCTTGCCCCTCCACAGCTCGCTATCCATGGCCAACGAGCCCCTCGCCGGTCCGGAGCAGTACATTCCCCAGCACACGCAGGCCATGGTGCAGCCGagcccctcgccgtcggcgaaccCTCTGACGCAGCAATACTACCTACCGCACATGCCCCACGCCCGGACGCAGAAGGACCTcctccagctcgacggcctcctcggccagaTGCAGGACACCATCTACGAGAACGCGACGCacgcgacggccggcgtccacgtccaccacggcggcggcggcggcggcggcctcgccgggTTCAGGCACAgcccctcgccggcgctccAGCGTTCGCCCGGCGCCATTCAGGTCTCGACGGATGGCTACCACCAGCCcatgtcggccgccagcaTGGCCTCGCCACTCACGAgcatctcctcggccggcacgccggcggtgacgccgccgtcgagcgccaTGTCGTACACGTCGGGCCACTCTCCCAgcccgtcggcctcgtcgggccTGTCGCCCCAGTCGCGTcacagctcgacggcctcggtcatgtacccgacgctgccgacggcgctgccgacggTCACCCAAGGCTTCGgccagtcgacgacggcgacgctcggGCCCAACTTTGACAGCAACGAACGCCGCCGCTACTCTGGCGGCATGCTGCAAAAGGCCCGcggcatgccgccgccgccgccgccgcgctcggCCGATGACGCCGGGAGAACAACGCCCAAGGCcggcgactcggccgtctcggtcGGCTCcccctcgtccgagtcggacAGCGAGTCGACCAAGGAGCGGGAGGAGCAGTACGACCGCTGGCTCGAGAACATGCGCGTCATCGAGTCGCTGCGGGAGTacgtccgtcgccggctggaTCGTAAGGAGTACGCCACCGAAGAGGATGTCAAGGCCGACCGAGagggggacgacgacgccatggaGATTGATGACATCAAGGGTCCGAGAAGCGCCGTCGAGCAACCGAACGGCCTCCgcgaaggaggcggcccgTTGCTGTACCCGCGGCTGCCGGCCGCCAGCGCCTGA